A window of the Mesotoga prima MesG1.Ag.4.2 genome harbors these coding sequences:
- a CDS encoding nucleotide-binding protein, whose amino-acid sequence MFQIAIVSGKGGTGKTTLSGSLSVLFDSIVMADCDVDAPNLHLILENKLIEKYEYFGGKKAEISDSCISCGICEKYCRFDAVIRGGPYSVDPYACEGCGMCVAVCPADAITLKDNKSGDYFLSQSNGIPLVHALLTPGEETSGGLVAEVRKLAIKVAEEEKKEVIIIDGAPGIGCPATSSITGTTYVLVVAEPTVSGNHDLARIVETIKHFKRDFGIVINKWDLNKSKSSFIESWCGANGIEIIGKIPFDEQVERATIMGKPVVSIKGSKAAEAIVRIAQRLKRKISGVGG is encoded by the coding sequence ATGTTTCAGATAGCAATTGTAAGCGGAAAGGGAGGGACGGGGAAAACAACACTCTCGGGATCACTTTCTGTCCTGTTTGATTCTATTGTTATGGCCGATTGTGATGTGGATGCCCCAAACCTTCATCTAATATTGGAAAACAAGCTGATTGAGAAATATGAATACTTCGGTGGAAAGAAGGCTGAGATCTCTGATTCGTGCATTTCTTGCGGAATTTGTGAAAAGTATTGCAGATTCGATGCAGTGATCAGAGGGGGGCCCTATTCGGTTGATCCTTATGCCTGTGAAGGTTGCGGAATGTGTGTCGCAGTATGTCCTGCTGATGCTATTACACTCAAAGACAACAAATCTGGCGATTACTTCTTGTCCCAATCAAACGGCATTCCTCTTGTGCATGCCCTTCTCACTCCCGGAGAGGAGACCTCTGGGGGACTTGTTGCAGAGGTAAGAAAGCTTGCCATCAAAGTTGCCGAAGAGGAAAAGAAGGAAGTTATTATCATCGACGGAGCTCCTGGAATCGGCTGTCCCGCGACATCTTCAATAACCGGCACTACTTACGTTCTGGTGGTTGCTGAACCCACAGTTTCCGGGAACCACGACCTGGCCAGAATAGTCGAGACAATAAAGCACTTCAAAAGGGATTTCGGAATAGTTATCAACAAGTGGGATCTTAACAAATCGAAAAGCTCCTTCATTGAGTCTTGGTGCGGAGCAAACGGTATAGAGATAATTGGCAAAATCCCTTTTGACGAGCAGGTCGAGAGGGCTACTATTATGGGCAAGCCAGTCGTTTCAATAAAAGGTTCAAAAGCAGCAGAAGCAATTGTGCGTATTGCTCAAAGGCTAAAGCGAAAAATCAGTGGAGTTGGAGGATGA
- a CDS encoding ABC transporter permease: MLEAIIRDTIKNSTPIVLAASGGLLTEVSGWLNIGLEGTILSAAFFAVVVSSFTGSVIVGTLAAILVAMALSSIIFFAVRYLKANLFVVGIAVNLLSVGITVTLAYNWFLSKGTVVFSDSPRPVVLSLDFLTGSGFGWLNGLSLFDLSAFVVPLFLLLFFKKTSTGVKLRSCGFDEESAFYSGVKVNDLRFLAYTGSGILSGLAGAALSIPMGAFVSNMSGGRGWLALVAVIMGRKNPLIVLLSALMLGFVTELSVFLQVATEISPKLLLSLPYFASFIILAISYGENKDKRFMDW; encoded by the coding sequence ATGCTTGAAGCCATCATCAGGGATACGATAAAAAACTCCACGCCGATTGTTCTCGCAGCGAGCGGCGGTTTACTGACGGAGGTATCTGGGTGGCTAAATATTGGTCTTGAAGGCACAATATTGTCAGCGGCTTTTTTTGCGGTTGTAGTTTCGTCGTTCACTGGAAGCGTTATAGTCGGAACTCTTGCCGCCATTCTGGTGGCGATGGCCCTTTCTTCAATTATCTTCTTCGCTGTAAGATACTTGAAGGCCAATCTCTTTGTTGTTGGCATAGCAGTTAATCTTCTTTCGGTGGGAATTACTGTCACGCTTGCTTACAACTGGTTTTTAAGCAAAGGGACTGTGGTCTTCAGCGATTCTCCAAGACCCGTAGTCCTTTCTTTGGATTTCCTCACCGGTTCGGGTTTTGGTTGGCTCAACGGACTGAGTTTATTCGATCTGTCGGCGTTTGTAGTACCTTTGTTTCTTCTTCTGTTTTTCAAGAAAACGTCCACAGGAGTGAAGTTGCGTTCTTGTGGATTCGACGAGGAAAGCGCTTTTTATAGCGGAGTTAAAGTAAACGACTTAAGGTTTCTCGCATACACTGGGAGCGGTATTCTTTCAGGACTAGCTGGGGCTGCCTTGTCCATTCCAATGGGGGCCTTTGTTTCCAATATGTCTGGAGGAAGAGGTTGGTTAGCACTTGTTGCAGTTATCATGGGAAGAAAGAATCCCTTAATAGTCCTTTTGTCCGCTTTAATGCTAGGGTTCGTCACTGAGCTTTCAGTTTTCCTGCAGGTTGCCACTGAGATCTCTCCTAAACTTCTTCTATCTTTACCGTACTTTGCCTCTTTCATTATCCTGGCGATCTCTTATGGTGAAAACAAGGACAAGAGGTTCATGGACTGGTAA
- a CDS encoding carboxypeptidase M32 codes for MKLIDELRSKYSEITYLHSAAALMAWDMRTYIPPKGAEMRSEVLGYVSTLAFRKAVSEEMGTLLSQLAEGKIEEELTEDEKAMVRVATKAYKRVKAIPPDLYHRFSVLSSKSEKVWERSRNENDFKSIAPYLEEIIDLLREMARLYGYEENPYDALLEGYEEGMTAKKLRKIIEPLKSELIPFTNRILKEGRSPNTEILRGRFSRKAQEKLSRKALKLIGYDFKAGRLDETVHPFTIGIGVNDVRVTTKYSPDEFTPSLFGSIHEGGHAIYEQGLPVSLRDTPLYGACSLGIHESQSRMMENMVGRSMEFLSFFYPQIQKAYPSNFRDVPLGDFYRAINNVKPSLIRIEADEVTYNLHIMVRFELEEALIKGDLKVSDLPEAWNSKMKEYLGIVPQTNTDGVLQDVHWPSGTIGYFPSYMLGNLYAAQMFAKAKEDIPGLEKRIEKGDVLSLVDWLRDNIHSVGRRYEPEKLLKIATGKELDPSYFLNYVMEKYSKIYLI; via the coding sequence TTGAAGCTTATAGATGAACTTAGGTCGAAGTACTCCGAAATCACTTATCTTCATAGTGCTGCCGCTCTGATGGCGTGGGACATGAGAACGTATATTCCACCCAAAGGCGCTGAGATGAGATCAGAGGTTCTAGGGTACGTCTCGACTCTCGCATTCAGAAAGGCAGTTTCCGAAGAGATGGGAACTTTGCTGAGTCAACTGGCCGAAGGAAAAATCGAAGAGGAATTAACAGAAGATGAGAAAGCAATGGTGAGAGTGGCAACTAAGGCTTATAAGAGAGTCAAGGCCATTCCACCGGACCTATATCACAGATTCTCTGTTTTATCGTCAAAAAGTGAAAAGGTATGGGAAAGGTCGAGAAATGAAAACGATTTCAAGAGTATAGCGCCTTATCTAGAGGAGATTATCGATTTATTGAGAGAAATGGCCAGGCTTTACGGTTACGAAGAGAACCCTTATGACGCGCTTCTGGAAGGCTATGAAGAGGGGATGACAGCCAAGAAGCTGCGAAAGATAATAGAACCACTGAAATCGGAACTGATTCCTTTTACTAATAGAATTCTAAAGGAAGGCAGATCCCCGAATACCGAAATTCTTAGAGGTAGATTCAGCAGAAAAGCTCAGGAAAAACTGAGTAGAAAGGCTCTAAAATTAATTGGATATGACTTTAAAGCAGGTAGGCTTGATGAGACTGTTCACCCATTCACGATTGGTATCGGTGTTAACGATGTAAGGGTAACCACGAAATACTCACCTGATGAATTCACACCGTCGCTCTTCGGATCTATTCATGAGGGGGGCCATGCGATTTATGAACAAGGATTGCCGGTCTCACTCAGAGATACGCCACTTTACGGTGCGTGTTCTTTAGGTATCCACGAATCACAGTCGAGAATGATGGAGAACATGGTGGGAAGAAGTATGGAATTTCTATCCTTCTTCTATCCACAGATTCAGAAGGCATATCCATCGAACTTCAGAGATGTACCTCTGGGTGATTTTTATAGAGCAATCAACAATGTAAAACCGTCTCTGATTAGAATAGAGGCAGATGAAGTCACGTACAACCTACATATAATGGTCAGATTTGAACTGGAAGAAGCCCTTATCAAAGGTGATCTCAAAGTCTCAGATCTTCCGGAAGCATGGAATTCGAAAATGAAAGAATACCTTGGAATCGTACCTCAGACAAACACAGATGGCGTGCTCCAGGATGTACACTGGCCGTCTGGAACGATAGGATATTTTCCGTCTTATATGCTGGGGAATCTTTACGCAGCTCAGATGTTTGCAAAGGCAAAGGAGGATATCCCAGGTCTGGAAAAGAGAATTGAAAAGGGAGATGTGCTGTCCCTGGTAGACTGGTTGAGAGATAATATCCATTCCGTGGGCAGGCGTTATGAACCTGAAAAACTTCTTAAAATAGCCACTGGGAAGGAGTTGGATCCCAGTTATTTCCTGAATTATGTAATGGAGAAGTATTCGAAGATCTACCTCATTTAG
- a CDS encoding DNA-directed RNA polymerase subunit beta', whose product MPVSTYKRKVNKLEIDIASPERIRSWSSGEVKKPETINYRTFKPERDGLFCEKIFGPTKDYECTCGKYKGKKYEGTVCERCSVRVESKEARRRRMGHIELAAPVTHVWYLKSAPSVLSSLLNIPAKDLENIIYYGSKRVIERLYVVTDPKDTDFFPGMTMYQTEYEIYTKKLSFEVEQGYKVKAPHGPVTTDIDGKVRIERLDSSTERELNWVVVTNETGIEKKYPVFEGSLIYVQNDDEVHKGDTLADRFLFEDEVLSATEYKIFDEYYPGKFEVETDTESDRPIVIITEIDPTVSEETGRSIGEVLIENEYEAYKELYPGKVTCDYGAAAIKKLLQSIDLEELQVAIEHELKTIPKSSARALKLLRRLKYVKDFIASSNKPEWMVMDVVPVIPPDLRPMIQIEGGRFATTDLNDLYRRVINRNNRLAKLLQIGAPDIIIRNEKRMLQEAVDSLIYNGRVGKAVSDKSGRPLKSLTDLVKGKKGRFRRNLLGKRVDYSGRAVIVVGPDLKIHECGIPKRVAMELFKPFVLSKLLHGSESSKTARKLKKTIIEKEMPEAWEVLEDVIKGHPVLLNRAPTLHRISIQAFIPRLVEGNAIQLHPLVCAPFNADFDGDQMAVHVPLSAAAQAEAKFLMLSRYNVISPASGKPISMPGKDIIVGVYYLTTVDHEYEKKEKEIMDYDARLREDEKISEVEARRKVREKALEWVDWKFSSAGEALLAYDSGYISLHDPILVQLDPSSGELTLTTVGRIIFNTIVPEKLRDYMKKFNKKAIKKLIYDCFHEYGIDRTADLLDDMMSLGFHYATTSGLTISINDIVVYPQKDKVIEAAQERVDQIENLYKSGFLTEEGRTEEIIRIWSDTTQEIMEKTYTEFEKYPFNPIYMMVDSGARGNIDQLKQLAGMRGLMADPSGKTIEVPIKSNFRDGLTELEFFTSTHGARKGSADTALRTSFAGYLTRRLVDVSQTITVTTPNCGTHEGIEAVELMADGVTIEKLEEFLFGRVLAADVINPLTGKVLKNEKTGKEYFRDTMIRDEDAAFLSGYKAKVEVAREEVLSIAKVTRLINYTELDEDIKINDKEYKKGTHIGSDLLHQLKNSEIEEIKVVAFPCVNQIFVGDPIKNDSKEMLVKYQEKIDELTAKNLQKNEIEKVFVRPTIKVRSVLTCESDNGVCAMCYGMDLSNHEIVNVGESVGVVAAQSIGEPGTQLTMRTFHTGGIATGQDITRGLPRAEELFEARKKLKDPEALFIEKGDGGFVKDLVSDDKGRRKVYIETKTGGISEYDLSSNIKPKIEIGDKVTEGEAITTGTVRPRKLMEKLGLVQTALYLLTEIKRVYAEQGVEIHDKHFELIIRQMLSKVEVTDPGDTDFLPGDLLDIVEIRKINKSIEEANSRVGENREYVIGKRLARRVLGEDEDGKIQKIAAEAEPISEELLEKILKGGIKQILIYDVDEDHYQKLVDDFNPDTVIPEKNIQIMPKDPIKFKRKLLRITKASLESEGWLSAASFQQTPQILTEASVAGKSDFLQGLKENVIVGQLIPAGTGLDMYANLQVEEAVVPSQYQEEELA is encoded by the coding sequence ATGCCAGTAAGCACATACAAAAGAAAGGTCAACAAACTGGAAATCGATATCGCCTCACCGGAACGAATTAGGAGCTGGTCAAGCGGGGAAGTGAAGAAACCCGAGACGATAAACTATCGTACCTTCAAACCGGAGAGGGACGGGCTTTTCTGCGAGAAGATCTTTGGACCGACGAAAGACTACGAGTGCACATGTGGCAAGTACAAGGGTAAGAAGTACGAGGGTACCGTATGTGAACGCTGCAGCGTCAGAGTCGAATCTAAAGAAGCACGCAGAAGAAGAATGGGCCACATTGAGTTGGCCGCTCCTGTGACACATGTTTGGTACTTGAAGAGTGCACCCAGTGTTCTTTCTTCGCTTCTGAACATTCCTGCGAAGGATCTCGAGAACATCATCTATTATGGATCGAAGAGGGTAATCGAAAGGCTGTATGTAGTTACCGACCCGAAGGATACCGACTTCTTTCCAGGTATGACGATGTACCAGACGGAGTACGAGATATACACGAAGAAGCTCAGTTTCGAAGTCGAGCAGGGTTACAAGGTGAAGGCTCCCCACGGACCGGTTACAACGGATATCGACGGGAAAGTCAGGATAGAAAGACTTGACAGCAGTACCGAGCGAGAGCTCAACTGGGTAGTCGTTACAAACGAAACGGGAATAGAAAAAAAGTACCCTGTCTTCGAAGGCTCGCTTATATACGTCCAGAATGACGATGAAGTCCATAAGGGTGATACTCTTGCCGACAGATTCCTTTTTGAAGATGAAGTCCTTTCGGCAACGGAGTACAAGATCTTCGATGAGTACTATCCCGGGAAATTCGAAGTGGAAACGGATACAGAGAGCGATAGGCCAATAGTCATAATCACTGAGATTGATCCCACTGTTTCTGAGGAGACTGGGAGAAGTATCGGTGAAGTCCTCATAGAAAATGAATATGAGGCCTACAAAGAGCTCTATCCCGGAAAGGTAACCTGTGATTACGGAGCTGCTGCGATTAAGAAGTTGCTGCAGAGTATAGATCTGGAAGAGCTTCAGGTAGCTATAGAACATGAATTGAAGACCATCCCCAAAAGCAGTGCGAGAGCTCTGAAGCTTCTCAGAAGGCTTAAATATGTTAAAGACTTCATAGCTTCAAGCAACAAACCCGAGTGGATGGTTATGGACGTCGTCCCGGTAATCCCGCCGGACCTACGTCCTATGATTCAGATAGAGGGTGGAAGGTTTGCCACCACCGACCTCAACGACCTCTACAGAAGGGTCATTAACAGGAACAATCGGCTTGCGAAGCTACTGCAGATAGGTGCTCCCGACATAATAATCAGAAATGAAAAGAGGATGCTTCAGGAAGCAGTCGACTCACTCATATACAATGGCAGGGTAGGGAAGGCCGTATCCGACAAATCTGGACGTCCACTGAAATCGCTCACCGATCTGGTGAAGGGCAAGAAGGGACGATTCAGAAGAAACCTGCTTGGAAAGCGAGTAGATTACTCGGGTAGAGCGGTTATCGTCGTCGGACCCGATCTGAAGATCCACGAGTGCGGAATTCCCAAGAGAGTGGCTATGGAGCTATTTAAACCTTTTGTTCTATCAAAGCTTCTCCATGGAAGCGAATCAAGTAAGACAGCGAGAAAGCTCAAGAAAACAATCATAGAAAAGGAAATGCCGGAAGCCTGGGAAGTCCTTGAAGATGTTATAAAGGGACATCCTGTCCTTCTTAACAGAGCACCGACTCTTCACCGGATATCTATTCAGGCGTTCATACCCAGACTCGTTGAAGGAAACGCTATTCAGCTTCATCCGCTTGTCTGTGCACCGTTCAACGCAGACTTTGACGGAGACCAGATGGCTGTCCACGTTCCACTATCGGCAGCAGCGCAGGCAGAGGCAAAGTTCCTCATGCTCAGCAGATACAACGTGATTTCCCCTGCCAGCGGGAAGCCTATTTCGATGCCTGGAAAGGACATAATCGTTGGCGTTTACTATCTCACGACCGTTGACCACGAATATGAAAAGAAAGAAAAAGAGATCATGGATTACGATGCAAGACTCCGTGAAGATGAGAAAATTTCGGAAGTAGAAGCAAGAAGAAAAGTGAGAGAAAAGGCTCTTGAATGGGTCGATTGGAAGTTCTCATCTGCTGGAGAGGCTCTACTGGCATACGACTCTGGATATATTTCTCTCCACGATCCCATTCTAGTACAACTCGACCCCTCGTCAGGAGAACTGACGCTTACAACGGTTGGAAGGATAATCTTCAACACAATAGTACCCGAAAAACTTAGGGACTACATGAAGAAGTTCAACAAGAAAGCCATAAAGAAGTTGATCTACGACTGTTTCCACGAATATGGAATCGATAGAACGGCAGACCTTCTGGACGATATGATGTCGCTCGGGTTCCATTATGCAACCACTTCCGGTCTCACAATATCCATTAACGATATAGTTGTATATCCTCAGAAAGACAAGGTTATAGAGGCTGCGCAGGAGAGGGTAGATCAGATCGAGAACCTGTATAAGTCGGGATTCCTAACTGAAGAAGGAAGAACCGAAGAGATAATCAGAATCTGGTCGGATACCACTCAGGAGATAATGGAAAAGACATACACGGAGTTCGAGAAGTATCCATTCAATCCGATTTACATGATGGTCGACTCAGGAGCCAGAGGCAACATTGACCAGCTCAAACAGCTGGCCGGCATGCGAGGTCTTATGGCCGATCCATCCGGGAAGACTATTGAAGTGCCGATTAAGTCGAATTTTAGAGACGGTCTTACCGAGCTCGAGTTCTTCACTTCTACTCACGGCGCTAGAAAGGGTTCTGCCGATACGGCTCTCAGGACCTCTTTTGCAGGTTACCTTACTAGAAGGCTGGTAGATGTTTCGCAAACGATTACTGTTACAACGCCCAACTGCGGGACTCATGAGGGAATTGAGGCAGTAGAACTCATGGCCGACGGGGTAACGATCGAGAAACTGGAAGAATTCCTCTTCGGAAGAGTTCTTGCAGCCGATGTCATCAACCCGTTGACAGGAAAAGTCCTTAAGAACGAGAAAACGGGAAAGGAATACTTCCGAGATACGATGATCAGAGATGAAGATGCAGCATTCCTCTCTGGTTATAAGGCAAAGGTTGAAGTGGCCCGTGAAGAGGTTCTCAGCATCGCGAAGGTAACGAGGCTGATTAACTACACAGAGCTTGATGAAGATATTAAGATTAATGACAAGGAATACAAGAAAGGAACTCATATCGGCAGTGACCTTCTGCATCAGCTTAAGAACTCAGAGATTGAGGAGATAAAGGTAGTCGCATTTCCCTGTGTCAACCAGATCTTTGTAGGCGATCCCATAAAGAACGATTCTAAAGAGATGCTTGTCAAGTATCAAGAGAAAATCGACGAGCTTACGGCCAAGAATCTTCAGAAAAACGAAATCGAGAAGGTATTTGTTAGACCCACAATAAAGGTAAGATCTGTTCTGACGTGTGAATCCGACAACGGAGTGTGCGCCATGTGTTACGGAATGGATCTTTCAAACCATGAAATAGTCAATGTCGGAGAGTCCGTTGGTGTAGTTGCTGCCCAGTCAATCGGTGAACCCGGCACACAGCTGACGATGAGGACATTCCATACGGGTGGAATCGCGACCGGGCAAGACATAACCAGAGGTCTTCCGAGGGCTGAAGAGCTGTTTGAGGCCCGAAAGAAACTCAAGGACCCCGAAGCGCTTTTCATAGAAAAGGGAGATGGCGGTTTCGTTAAGGATCTCGTCTCAGATGATAAGGGTAGACGAAAGGTCTACATAGAAACAAAGACCGGAGGTATCAGCGAATACGATCTTTCCTCAAACATCAAACCGAAGATAGAGATAGGCGACAAGGTCACTGAGGGAGAGGCAATTACCACGGGAACTGTTAGACCTAGGAAACTAATGGAAAAGCTTGGCCTTGTTCAGACTGCTCTGTATTTGCTTACCGAGATAAAGAGGGTCTATGCCGAACAGGGAGTTGAGATTCACGACAAGCACTTTGAGCTAATCATTCGGCAGATGCTTTCTAAGGTCGAAGTGACAGACCCAGGTGACACGGACTTTTTGCCTGGTGATCTGCTGGACATTGTAGAGATTAGAAAGATAAACAAATCGATAGAAGAAGCCAACAGCAGAGTTGGAGAGAACAGAGAATACGTGATCGGCAAAAGGCTGGCAAGAAGGGTCCTTGGCGAAGACGAAGATGGAAAGATACAGAAGATAGCGGCCGAGGCAGAACCGATAAGTGAAGAGCTTCTGGAGAAGATTCTCAAAGGCGGTATAAAGCAAATACTGATATATGACGTCGATGAGGACCATTATCAGAAGCTGGTAGACGACTTCAATCCCGATACGGTAATTCCCGAGAAGAACATCCAGATAATGCCGAAGGACCCGATTAAGTTCAAGCGAAAGCTTCTAAGGATTACGAAGGCGTCTCTTGAGAGTGAAGGCTGGTTATCTGCCGCGTCGTTCCAGCAGACACCTCAGATTCTGACCGAGGCCTCCGTTGCAGGCAAGTCTGACTTCTTACAAGGGTTGAAAGAGAACGTCATTGTAGGGCAACTCATACCTGCCGGAACTGGTCTTGATATGTACGCCAATCTTCAGGTTGAAGAGGCGGTTGTTCCGTCACAGTACCAGGAAGAAGAGTTGGCCTGA
- a CDS encoding ABC transporter permease encodes MISRLHNLGRSLLVIAISLSAGLLLVMLMSDDPGHAARAFFLSVFSNRFYFGNLLAHSIPLMLTGLAASVAFTASCFNLGMEGQVYLGALAGTSAGILISDLMPGAIGIAFMFTVSFFFGASVASISAILKIRTGVSELISSLLLSNGIVLVVDYFVEGPLNDRASGLAASISLPAKFRFNGLMLPSGLHTGIFFSLCAAFLLWFFLFKTREGFKIRIVGKNRAFAFYAGLKTNRLLFWALFLSGGLASTAGIIDVVGIHGRVMRGFSSGYGWNGIAIALIARNNPLMVIPAALFFAYLESGAQIAALEANITPEFARIVQAVIFFLITAEALVPKHLGRKRYA; translated from the coding sequence GTGATTTCAAGACTTCACAACCTTGGACGATCACTGCTGGTTATCGCAATCTCTTTGAGTGCGGGTCTTCTTCTAGTAATGCTGATGAGTGACGATCCTGGCCATGCCGCAAGGGCCTTCTTTCTCTCAGTCTTTTCTAATCGTTTCTACTTTGGCAATCTACTTGCACATTCGATACCGTTAATGCTTACGGGATTGGCCGCATCAGTTGCCTTCACAGCTTCCTGTTTTAATTTGGGAATGGAAGGTCAGGTTTATCTGGGAGCGCTGGCGGGTACTTCGGCAGGCATTCTTATATCCGATCTTATGCCTGGAGCAATTGGAATTGCCTTCATGTTTACAGTCAGTTTCTTCTTTGGGGCTTCGGTGGCAAGTATTTCCGCTATCCTTAAGATCCGAACTGGAGTTAGTGAGCTGATTTCATCTCTCCTTCTCAGCAATGGAATAGTGCTTGTGGTCGATTATTTTGTCGAAGGACCACTAAATGACAGGGCTTCTGGTCTTGCGGCATCCATAAGCCTTCCTGCAAAATTCAGATTCAATGGTCTTATGCTGCCTTCTGGTTTACACACAGGGATCTTCTTCTCTCTTTGTGCCGCCTTTTTATTGTGGTTCTTTCTATTCAAGACTAGAGAGGGTTTCAAGATCAGAATAGTTGGAAAAAATCGAGCTTTCGCTTTTTATGCTGGATTGAAAACGAATAGATTGCTATTTTGGGCTCTGTTTCTGAGTGGTGGATTGGCTTCTACAGCGGGAATTATAGATGTTGTTGGAATTCATGGACGTGTAATGAGAGGTTTTTCGAGCGGATATGGGTGGAATGGTATCGCTATCGCGTTGATTGCAAGGAATAATCCACTGATGGTTATACCTGCCGCTCTTTTTTTTGCTTACCTAGAGAGCGGAGCACAAATTGCAGCGCTAGAAGCAAATATCACACCTGAATTTGCCAGAATAGTTCAGGCTGTAATCTTCTTCTTGATAACCGCTGAAGCGCTTGTTCCCAAACACCTCGGGAGGAAACGATATGCTTGA
- a CDS encoding ABC transporter ATP-binding protein: MSKPVLEINDLNKTYEISETKALDGVALTLFSGEITTLLGENAAGKTTLVKVIMGIEKPDSGSMVFKGEKYLPSGPHFANEKGLGMVPQSIKVVDKLSVIENLILGFRRNRKKVRMKDYRESLRELMKQYSLQLPLDNEVASLSTGQRQKLEILRVLQNSPDVIIFDEPTTLISNREKEELFEIITRLRSQGKAVVFITHKLREAYSISDKIVVLRSGKVVFSESRYKTSIKELQELLYGGEFCALRVQSPTSDESLLRVQEVSVEGSSNTEAVKGVSFEARRGEILFVSGVAGNGQEELLDGIFGMRRVLSGRVILDGKDITGLRPFKLRKLGLAALHYDRDNIASCKGSSIRDNLLVYSISNGKWVVEEKKHVFSARKLLRDYGVTFGKIQDPISSLSGGNLQKLLLAREISSDPKVLLLGEPFRGLDVKSLESVKFLLMEAKKRIAIVAFSADVDEALTIADRILIMSEGRVVFSSDIRPGLSTPDLRKYLFGAMEEIE; this comes from the coding sequence TTGTCTAAGCCTGTTTTGGAAATAAACGACTTAAATAAGACCTATGAAATTAGCGAAACAAAAGCTTTAGATGGAGTCGCTTTAACTCTGTTCTCCGGAGAGATAACCACTCTGCTTGGAGAAAACGCGGCAGGAAAGACTACGCTTGTTAAGGTCATCATGGGGATCGAAAAGCCCGACAGTGGATCGATGGTCTTCAAAGGCGAGAAATACCTTCCATCGGGTCCCCACTTCGCAAACGAGAAAGGTCTGGGAATGGTCCCTCAGAGCATAAAAGTCGTTGATAAGCTTTCGGTGATTGAGAATCTTATTCTCGGTTTCAGAAGAAATCGAAAGAAAGTTAGAATGAAGGACTACAGAGAGAGTCTTAGAGAATTAATGAAACAATACTCTCTTCAGCTACCGCTAGACAATGAAGTGGCGTCGCTTTCCACAGGGCAAAGACAGAAGCTAGAGATTCTTAGAGTGCTCCAGAATTCGCCTGATGTGATAATATTTGACGAACCCACTACTCTGATTTCCAATAGAGAAAAAGAAGAACTTTTCGAGATCATCACAAGACTGAGATCTCAGGGAAAGGCGGTAGTCTTCATTACTCACAAGCTTCGTGAAGCTTACTCCATTTCGGACAAGATTGTTGTGCTTCGCTCTGGAAAGGTTGTCTTTTCAGAAAGTAGGTATAAGACTTCCATAAAAGAGCTTCAAGAACTCCTATACGGCGGGGAATTCTGTGCACTTCGTGTTCAGTCCCCTACGTCCGATGAATCTCTCTTACGTGTTCAGGAAGTGAGTGTTGAAGGTTCTTCTAATACTGAGGCCGTAAAAGGGGTCTCCTTTGAAGCAAGAAGGGGAGAAATCCTTTTTGTTTCAGGAGTTGCGGGAAATGGTCAAGAAGAGCTTCTAGATGGAATTTTCGGGATGAGAAGAGTTCTGTCCGGAAGAGTGATTCTCGACGGAAAAGATATAACGGGTTTGAGACCTTTCAAACTTCGTAAACTTGGACTGGCAGCTCTTCATTACGACAGAGACAATATTGCCAGCTGTAAAGGCTCATCTATAAGGGACAATCTCCTTGTATATTCAATAAGTAACGGGAAGTGGGTTGTTGAAGAAAAGAAACATGTGTTCTCAGCAAGAAAGCTTCTTAGGGATTATGGCGTGACCTTCGGGAAAATTCAAGATCCGATTTCCTCACTTTCAGGGGGAAATCTTCAGAAGTTACTGCTTGCAAGAGAGATAAGCAGCGATCCAAAGGTTCTTCTCCTTGGAGAACCATTCAGAGGACTTGATGTCAAGAGTCTCGAGAGCGTGAAATTCCTTCTAATGGAGGCGAAGAAGAGAATTGCCATCGTAGCTTTTTCGGCAGATGTTGACGAAGCGCTCACAATTGCTGATAGAATACTCATCATGTCTGAGGGAAGAGTCGTCTTTTCTTCTGACATCAGGCCGGGATTAAGTACTCCTGATCTGAGAAAGTATCTCTTCGGAGCGATGGAGGAGATAGAGTGA
- a CDS encoding NifB/NifX family molybdenum-iron cluster-binding protein, whose translation MKIAVPVKEKSMNSIPDDRFARAKYFLIYDPETGNEEYIEPDNSVAHGAGPMAVNMLTKKGVDALIAFHLGGNAIQAIEAAGIAFYEAFVGTAKENIDAVLRKRK comes from the coding sequence ATGAAAATTGCTGTTCCAGTGAAAGAGAAGAGTATGAATAGTATTCCGGACGATAGATTTGCCAGGGCAAAGTATTTCCTTATATACGATCCCGAAACTGGCAATGAAGAATACATTGAACCTGACAATAGCGTGGCTCACGGCGCTGGACCGATGGCGGTGAACATGCTCACAAAGAAAGGTGTAGATGCACTGATTGCTTTTCATCTTGGTGGAAATGCAATTCAGGCGATTGAAGCGGCCGGAATTGCTTTCTACGAAGCGTTTGTCGGAACGGCTAAAGAGAATATCGACGCTGTGCTTCGTAAGAGGAAGTGA